CCGGCGGCACACACCACCCATGACGAACGTCATCGGGGTGGTTCGAACCGCGGGGGACGCGGGTGCGTACTGGTCCTCGAACGGCCGATGACCCCCTGTCGGCCCAGGCAAGAACGAGGAGATCATGCACACCAAGCGGAGTACTTCGACGCGCCTGCTCGGCCTCGCCGCCGCAACGACGGCGGCGCTCGCAGCGGGCGTCATGGCCGGCGGTCCTGCCGGCGCGACATCCAGCAACTCGGCGTCGGTGTCCGACGACACGCTCACCGTCATCGGCAGCAGCCGCGGCGAGGCGCTCGCGCTGCGGGTGGCCGCCGACGGCTCCACCACCCTCGAGGTCGACTTCGGCGACGACGGCTCGGCCGACGAGAGCTTCGACCTCACGACGTTCAGCTCGATCGAGGTGTTCCTGCGCAGCGGGAACGACCGGTTCCGGGTCGACGAGGTCAACGGCACCATCTCCTCCGAGGACCTGACCGTCTACGGCGGCAGCGGCAACGACACGCTCGACGGCGGCGCCGGTGGCGAGCTGTTCAAGGCCGGCAGCGGCCGCGACACGGTCGACGGCAACCGGGGCGACGACACCGCCGAGCTCGGCTCCGGGTCCGACACCTTCCGCTGGGACCCGGGCGACGGCAGCGACGTCGTCGAGGGCCGGAGCGGCACCGACACGCTGGACTTCAACGGCGCCAACGCCGCCGAGATCATGAGCCTGTCGCCCAACGGCGGACGCTCGCTGTTCCTCCGTGACGTCGGCAACATCCGCATGGACATGGACGGCGTCGAGCGGCTCGACCTCATCGCGCTCGGTGGCCCGGACACGGTGACGGTCGAGGACATGACCGGCACCGACTTCCGGCAGGCCGACGTCGACCTGTCGGCCCTCGGCGACGACGGCAGCGGCGACGCTCAGACCGACACCGTGGCCGTCGACGGCACGGAGCGGCGTGACAACGTCGACGTCGAGGCCGACGGCTCCACCGTCGAGGTCGACGGGCTGAAGACCACCGTGGACATCACCGGCAGCGAGACCAGCGACGTGCTCCAGGTGAACACCCTGGGCGGCGACGACGACGTCGACGTCGAGGAGGCGGCCCGCGACCTGATCGGCGTGGTCGTCGACCTGGGCACCGGCCAGCGCTGACCCACAGATCCCCCCACACCACGGAACGATCGGGGCCCTCGGCGGGGCCCCGATCCTCCGCGTCAGGGCACACCGACCCCCGGCGCCCGCCAGATGTGACGGCGGGGGACCCAGCAGCGCACCGCGGCCCGGTAGGCCTCGTAGGACCGGCCGAATCGCTCGGCGAGGAACCTCTCCTCGCCCGGCCGGATGGCGACGTTCCACAGAACGGCACCACCGACGGCCAGGGCCAGCGTGGCCGCCGAGCCGTAGGCGATCGCGACCCCGACCATCTGGACCGCCGCGCTCACGGCCATCGGGTTGCGGACGACGCGGTAGGGACCGACGACGACCAGCTCACGGGCCGCGTCGAACGGCACCGGCGTCCCTCGGCCGACGGTCGCCATCACCCACGCCGACACCAGACCGAGCGAGCTTCCGGCGACGAGGACCACTGCGCCGAGAACGTGGCGCCCGGGCCAGTCCCAGCGGGCGACGCCGACGGCGTCCTCTGCCTGGACCGCCAGCCAGGGCAGCGCCCCCAGAGCGAAACCCCACACCACGACGATCTGGAGGACCGTCTTCGCGACGTTCGCCGCCGGACCGGCAGGGCGGGCGACCCGGCGACCCACCGCGAGGCCGAGCGGGCCTTCCGGAGCAGGGCGACCGCCGCCACGATCGACCCGACCGCGAGCACGACGACATCCCCCAGCACGAAGGCGCTCAGCACCCGATGCCGACCGTCGTCGAGCTCGAACCAGCCCCGGACGCGGTCGGACAGCACCAGCCCGAGCCACCACACGACCACCGCGAGCGCCTGACCGATGAGGTAGGCGGCTCCCAAGCCCCGACGGTCCCGCATGCCACCGGGAGGCTACGACCGCGGAACCTTCGGGAGGCGGTGGCCGTCAGGGCGGGCATGCGGAGCGAACCGGCTGAGGAGATGGACCGGCGGCTGCAGTCCCTGGTGTGGGGCTTGGCGGGCGGCGAGCGCGACCGCAGCGGTCAGTGCTTCGGGC
This portion of the Acidimicrobiales bacterium genome encodes:
- a CDS encoding isoprenylcysteine carboxylmethyltransferase family protein → MGRRVARPAGPAANVAKTVLQIVVVWGFALGALPWLAVQAEDAVGVARWDWPGRHVLGAVVLVAGSSLGLVSAWVMATVGRGTPVPFDAARELVVVGPYRVVRNPMAVSAAVQMVGVAIAYGSAATLALAVGGAVLWNVAIRPGEERFLAERFGRSYEAYRAAVRCWVPRRHIWRAPGVGVP